In Streptomyces erythrochromogenes, the DNA window GCCGCTACGTCTCGGTCATCGCGTCGGACAAGGGCTTCATGGGCCTGATGCTGATCCTGCCGGCCGTCCTGGGCGTGGTCTCCACGGTCATCCCCGCGACCTTCGGCCTGGCGCCGCCGACCCCGCCGTCGCGCTTCAACGGCGACGCGGGCACGATCATGCTGATCCTCGCGGTCGGCATGTGCTTCTCCGGAGCCGCCAACTCGGTCCGTGAGCTGATCAAGGAACGCGTCATCTACGAGCGTGAACGCGCGACCGGCCTGTCCCGGTCGGCGTACCTCATGTCGAAGGTGATCGTCCTCGGCTTCATCACGGCCATCCAGGGCGTGATCATCTGCGCGATCGGCTTCGCCCCGCGCGACCTGCCCACCGAGGGCCTGCTGATGCCGCCGGCCGTCGAGCTGTGCGTGTCGGTCATCGCGCTCGGCTTCACCTCGATGATGTTCGGCCTGGTGATCTCCTCGCTGGTGAAGACCGCCGAGAAGACCATGCCGCTGCTCGTCATGTTCGCGATCGTCCAGGTCGTCTTCACCGGCATCCTCTTCCAGGTCTACGACTCCCCGGGCCTGGAGCAGTTCGCCTGGCTGATGCCGTCCCGCTGGGCCGTCGCCGCGGCCGGCACCACTTTGAACCTCGGCAAGCTCATGCCGCCGTGGGACCAGGACAACCCGACCAACACCGACCCGCTCTGGGACGCCACGGTCGGCCAGTGGAGCCTGAACATCATCATCCTGCTGGCCATCGGCATCGCCTGCGGGTTCCTGGTGCAGCGCCTGCTGGCCCGCCACGAGCCCGAGGTCATGCGCGCGGGCAAGTAACACGGCACAGCAGATGCCGAAGGGCGGCACCCGGGATCCGGGTGCCGCCCTTCGGCGCGTGTGGGGGTGGGGCGAGGACCGCCGCAGGCCTAGTAGGCGCTGTTGACGTTGTCCATCGAGCCGTACCGGTCGGCCGCGTAGTTGCAGGCGGCGACGATGTTGGCGACCGGGTCGTACTGGTCGAACTTGGTGCCCTTGACGTGGTACGCCTTGAAGGTCGGGAGGATGACCTGGAGCAGACCCTTGCTGGGGATGCCGTTCTGGGCGTTGATGTCCCAGTTGTTGATCGCCATCGGGTTGCCGCTGGACTCGCGCATGATGTTGCGGTGAATGCCGGCGTAGGTGCCCGGAATGCCTTCCTTCTTCATGATGAAGAGGGCTTCCTTGATCCAGCCGTCCAGGTTGTTCGCGAACACCGGGGTGCGGGCGGCGGAGCGGCTCGCGGCGGCCTTCTGCTCGCGCGCCTTCTTCGCGGCGGCCTCGGCCTTGGCCTTGGCGTCGGCGTCGGCCTTCGCCTTGGCGGCGACGGCAGCGGCCTTGGCGTTGGCGTTGGCGATGACCTGCTGCGTGGAGAGGTGACCGTACAGAGCCTGGGTCTGCGTGCCGTTCACGGCCTGGGTCCAGGCGACGGGGGCGGCCGAGATGGTCTCGGCCTCGGCGGCGCCGGCGGGGACGAGGGAGAAGGCGACGGCGGCGGCGCTCAGCGTGGCGACTCCGGCGATGGACAGCTTGTGTGCCTTCGTCAGACGACTGTGACCGGGGGTGCGGGAAGCAGACATGGCGGGGCAACCTCTTCGAATAGCGGGGGCCGCAGGAAGGCGCCTTGCGGATCCGGGATCCGCGGCGCCTGGCGACGGGAGCAATTCTTAGCGGCGGCAAAATCCTGTGGCAAAGGTGTGACGTACGATCCCGCTTAGTGGATCAGGGGCGGGCGCCGACGGTCGATTTCCGGCCTCGGCTCCGGCCCTGCCCGCCCTGACGGGACCTGCGCACTTCCACTAGGGAGCTTCGTAAGTGATGTGGGTCCTATGCCGGGGCTCACACCGCCCTTACGTCGTTCTCACCATGCGTTGCTTCAGCAATGCGTTCCGTGACGGTTGTCATCCTTGAGGAGGAGGTGGACGTCGCCGAACTCGTGCCAGAGGCAGAGCCGGGCCAGCGCCTGCGCATACCCGAGCCGTACGGCGGCACGCCCCGCCACCGCCTCCAGCATCAGGAGGTGGGAGG includes these proteins:
- a CDS encoding transglycosylase SLT domain-containing protein, with amino-acid sequence MSASRTPGHSRLTKAHKLSIAGVATLSAAAVAFSLVPAGAAEAETISAAPVAWTQAVNGTQTQALYGHLSTQQVIANANAKAAAVAAKAKADADAKAKAEAAAKKAREQKAAASRSAARTPVFANNLDGWIKEALFIMKKEGIPGTYAGIHRNIMRESSGNPMAINNWDINAQNGIPSKGLLQVILPTFKAYHVKGTKFDQYDPVANIVAACNYAADRYGSMDNVNSAY